The Bradyrhizobium sp. B097 genome contains the following window.
ATCAGCGACAGCGCGACGGTGGGGCCGTTGGCCAGATCGTGTGCCAGCTTCATGGTCTCCTCCATCAGCGCGCCATCGTCATAGACGCGGTTGACGAGGCCCCATTCCAGCGCCTTCTCGGCCGGCAGCCGCTCGCCGAGCAGCGACAGCTCGACCGAGCGCGCCTTGCCGATCAGCCGCGGCAGCAGCCAGGTCGAGCCGCAATCCGGCACCAGGCCGATCCGGCGGAACGCCTGCAGGAAATAGGACGAGCGCGCGCACAGGATGAGGTCGCCCATCAGTGCGAAGCTCATGCCGGCGCCGGCAGCCGGCCCGTTCACCGCCGTCACGATCGGACAGTGCAGCTTACGCAATCGGCGCAGGAACGGATGGAACGCGGTCTCCAGTGCTGCGCCGGCGTTGCTCTTGCCGGGCTTCTGCTGCTGATTGCGGCCCTGCAGATTGGCGCCGGTGCAGAAGGCGCGGCCCGCACCGGTGATCACCAGGCAGCGCACCTCGTCGCGCTTGTCGTCGATCGCATCGAGCGCCTCGGCAAGGCCGCCCAGCATGTCGATCGAGACCGCGTTCATGACTTCCTGATGGTCGAGTTTCAGGATCGCGACCGATCCGTCGAAGTCGAGCGTGACGTGTTTGAACTGCATGGTTTCCTCTTTACGTTGCTGCGGCGGTTGGTACCGCAGTAGGTCGATGCTTCGACCCATATTTGATTTTTGTGCCGGGCTTGTCCATGGTCGGCGGCAAGCCCATCCGTGAACGCGTGATTAGCGCGCACCAAACCAAATGGAAACCCCAATGAGTGGCATCTTCGATCTCACCGGCCGCGTCGCTGTCATCACTGGCGGCAATGGCGGCATCGGCCTCGGCATCGCGCAGGCGTTGAACGCCGCCGGCTGCAACGTCGCGATCTGGGGCCGCAACGCGGAAAAAAACGCCAACGCCGCGGCCTCGATGAAGGCCGGCCCCGGCAAGGTCGCAACCCAATTCTGCGACGTCACCGATCCCGGCTCGGTCAAGACCGCGATGAAGGCGACGCTCGACACCTTCGGCCGCGTCGACGGCTGCTTCGCCAATGCCGGCATCGGCGGCGGCGGACGCCGCTCCTTCATCGACCGCACCGAGGAGGAATGGCGCAGGATGTTCGCGACCAATCTCGACGGCGTGTTTCACGTATTCCAGGCTGCGGCACGCCACATGACCGAGCGCGCCGAGGCCGGCGACAAGTTCGGCCGGCTGGTGGCGACCTCGAGCCTCGCCTCGCTGTTCGGCACCGCGCGCAACGAGCACTATGCCGGCACCAAGGCCGCCCTGAACGCGCTGTGCCGCGCGCTCGGCGTCGAGCTTGCGCGTCATGGCGTCACCGCGAATGCGATCCTGCCCGGCTGGATCAAGAGCGACATGACCGCCGGCATCATGGCCAACGACAAGTTCGTCGCCAATGTGATGCCGCGCATCCCGGTACGCCGCTTCGGCGAACCGAGCGATTTCGGCGGCATCGCCGTCTACCTCATGAGCAAGGCGTCGTCCTATCATACAGCGGATTGCTTCGTGATCGACGGCGGGTATACGGCGTTCTAGCCTGGCTCTTGCCGCATCACCGGTGTCGTCCCTGCGAAAGCAGGGACCCATAGCCACAGGGTTGAGTTGTTAAAGAAGGTTCTGGCCCCAGCATCGCGCAACAATGAGCATTTGGGGTCCCGGCCATCGCTGGGACGACAGCGAGGATCGTCCTCGATTCAATCTGTCAAACAGCTTGTTCGGTGTCATCACCCGCGCATGCGGGTGATCCAGTATTCCAGAGACAGCGCTGCTTGAACCGAGAAGCCTCGGCGTACTGGATCGCCCGGTCGAGCCGGGCGATGACAGATGTGGGTGGGACGTAGTTGCCGGGCTCTCGCTTCGCTCGCCCCGGAATGACGAGAGTGGTCCGCATCAGAACCGCACGCGACGCAGCGTCGCTTCCGTCGCGGCAAAACTGCTGCTAAGCGTTCGAGCGGCAAGCACGCAACAAGGCGTCTTTCGTCGACAAACAGGGAGGATATTTCAGATGTTTTCACACGTGATGGTTGGCACCAACGATCTGGACAAGGCCAAGGCGTTTTATGATGCGCTGCTCGGCACGCTCGATGTCCGGCCGGCCCGGGTCGACGGTCACCGCATTATGTACCTCACCAAGGCCGGCATTTTCATGGTTTCCAAGCCGATCAACGGCGAACCGGCGACGCACGCCAATGGCGGCACGATCGGCTTCGCCTGCTCTTCGCCGGAGCAGGTCCATGCCTGGCACGCGGCCGGCGTCGCCAATGGCGGCAAGCCCTGCGAGGATCCGCCGGGCGTACGCGAGGGCAATGGCATCAAGCTCTACCTCGCCTATTTGCGCGACCTCGACGGCAACAAGATCTGCGCCATGCATCGGATGACCTAATCGGCATCCGCCGGAATCTCTCACGCTGTACGCGGCGGCGTTCAAACAACGTTTGAAACGCCGTCGCGATATTCCGCGATGCGGTAGGGATGATCGGAAAATCGGTACTCGCGCTTCGCGTCGCACGCGTTTATTGTCCGCCGCGAAACGCGCCTTCGCGACGGGAGAAACGACAAATGAAGCATGCCTATGTGCCGCGCACCACGAACTACACGCTCAATCCGGGCGACGAGCTCAACGACCTCCGCATGTCGGAAAAGGTCCGTCCGCTCTACGACCATGTGAAGCAGTTCATCCGCGACACAGTCGACCCGATGTCGGTCGAGTTCTATCGCGCCGGCGAGAAGAAGACCGACCGCTGGAGCTTTACGGCGGAGCAGCTCGCGATCCTGCAGAAGGCCAAGGACAAGGCCAAGGAAGTCGGTCTCTGGAACTTCTTCCTGC
Protein-coding sequences here:
- a CDS encoding VOC family protein, producing MFSHVMVGTNDLDKAKAFYDALLGTLDVRPARVDGHRIMYLTKAGIFMVSKPINGEPATHANGGTIGFACSSPEQVHAWHAAGVANGGKPCEDPPGVREGNGIKLYLAYLRDLDGNKICAMHRMT
- a CDS encoding SDR family oxidoreductase; the encoded protein is MSGIFDLTGRVAVITGGNGGIGLGIAQALNAAGCNVAIWGRNAEKNANAAASMKAGPGKVATQFCDVTDPGSVKTAMKATLDTFGRVDGCFANAGIGGGGRRSFIDRTEEEWRRMFATNLDGVFHVFQAAARHMTERAEAGDKFGRLVATSSLASLFGTARNEHYAGTKAALNALCRALGVELARHGVTANAILPGWIKSDMTAGIMANDKFVANVMPRIPVRRFGEPSDFGGIAVYLMSKASSYHTADCFVIDGGYTAF
- a CDS encoding enoyl-CoA hydratase/isomerase, producing MQFKHVTLDFDGSVAILKLDHQEVMNAVSIDMLGGLAEALDAIDDKRDEVRCLVITGAGRAFCTGANLQGRNQQQKPGKSNAGAALETAFHPFLRRLRKLHCPIVTAVNGPAAGAGMSFALMGDLILCARSSYFLQAFRRIGLVPDCGSTWLLPRLIGKARSVELSLLGERLPAEKALEWGLVNRVYDDGALMEETMKLAHDLANGPTVALSLIRKLYWDSPENSFEEQLNQEFESQRIAGSAEDFKEGVTAFLEKRPAKFKGK